The Crocosphaera subtropica ATCC 51142 genome includes a window with the following:
- a CDS encoding prolyl oligopeptidase family serine peptidase — protein sequence MSPKFSYPTTSQQDVTDTYHGVEIKDPYRWLENPDSEETKAWITAQNKVTFDYLSTISAREKIKQRLTKLWDYEKYGTPFKKAERYFYFKNNGLQNQSVLYTLKNLEDEPTILLDPNTLSEDGTIALSGLSVSENGQYLTYGLSTSGSDWVEWKVKEIETGNDLSDHLKWTKFTGTSWTKDNQGFFYSRYNEPNEKTKLEDTNYYQKLYYHKLGTSQDNDVLIYDRPDEKEWGFSGGVTEDGQYLIISVWKGTDSKNLVFYKDLSQKNAQVVELINEFEADYSFIDNEDSIFYFRTDLNAPKGKVIGVNINNSDKENWTEIIPETEETLEGVGILNNQFVCDYLQDAKSAIKIYDLQGNFIRDVSLPGIGSAGGFNGKKEDTETFYAFTSFTTPTTIYRYDMVTGESTIFRQPTVDFNPDDYEIKQVFYESQDGTKIPMFITHKKELQLDGNNPTYLYGYGGFNVSLTPSFSISNLVWMEMGGVYAVPNLRGGGEYGEEWHQAGMKDKKQNVFDDFIAAAEWLIKNNYTSSQKLAIGGGSNGGLLVGACMTQKPNLFAAALPAVGVLDMLRFHQFTIGWAWCPEYGSSENEEDFKTLLAYSPLHNLTSNTPYPATMITTADHDDRVVPAHSFKFAAALQKAHNGEKPVLIRIETKAGHGAGKPTTKVIEEIADKWAFLVDNLDINMI from the coding sequence ATGTCACCCAAGTTTTCTTATCCAACCACTTCACAACAAGACGTTACCGATACTTATCATGGTGTCGAAATAAAAGATCCTTATCGTTGGTTAGAAAACCCTGACTCAGAGGAAACCAAAGCATGGATAACCGCACAAAATAAAGTAACTTTTGACTATTTATCCACCATTTCAGCAAGAGAAAAAATAAAACAACGCTTAACTAAACTCTGGGATTATGAAAAATATGGGACTCCCTTCAAAAAAGCTGAAAGATACTTCTATTTTAAGAATAATGGCTTACAAAATCAAAGTGTTTTATATACTCTCAAAAATCTTGAAGATGAACCCACTATCTTATTAGATCCTAACACCTTATCTGAAGATGGAACCATTGCGTTATCTGGTTTATCCGTCTCAGAAAATGGTCAATATTTAACCTATGGTTTATCCACATCCGGATCAGATTGGGTAGAATGGAAAGTAAAAGAAATAGAAACAGGAAATGACTTATCAGATCACCTAAAATGGACAAAGTTCACAGGAACATCTTGGACAAAAGATAATCAAGGTTTCTTCTATAGTCGTTATAATGAACCTAACGAAAAAACAAAACTAGAAGACACAAACTACTATCAAAAACTCTATTATCATAAGTTAGGAACCTCCCAAGATAATGATGTATTAATTTATGATCGTCCTGACGAAAAAGAATGGGGGTTTAGTGGAGGAGTTACCGAAGATGGACAATATTTAATCATCAGTGTTTGGAAAGGAACCGATTCTAAAAACCTCGTTTTTTATAAAGATTTAAGTCAAAAAAATGCCCAAGTTGTCGAACTTATAAACGAATTTGAAGCAGATTATAGCTTTATTGATAATGAAGATTCAATCTTCTATTTTCGCACTGATTTAAACGCCCCCAAAGGGAAAGTGATTGGTGTTAATATCAATAACTCAGATAAAGAAAATTGGACAGAAATTATCCCAGAAACAGAGGAAACTTTAGAAGGAGTTGGTATTTTGAATAATCAATTTGTTTGTGATTATCTTCAAGATGCAAAATCTGCTATTAAAATTTATGATTTACAAGGTAATTTTATCCGAGATGTCAGTTTACCTGGAATTGGTTCAGCCGGTGGCTTTAACGGCAAAAAAGAGGATACTGAAACCTTTTATGCTTTTACCAGTTTTACAACACCTACAACCATCTACCGCTACGATATGGTAACAGGAGAAAGTACCATCTTTCGTCAACCAACCGTAGACTTTAATCCTGATGACTACGAAATAAAACAAGTATTTTATGAGAGTCAAGACGGAACTAAAATTCCTATGTTTATCACTCATAAAAAAGAATTACAACTGGATGGGAATAACCCCACCTATCTCTATGGTTATGGGGGTTTTAATGTTTCTTTAACCCCTAGTTTTTCTATTAGTAACTTAGTTTGGATGGAAATGGGAGGCGTTTATGCCGTTCCTAACCTCAGAGGTGGCGGAGAATACGGAGAAGAATGGCATCAAGCAGGAATGAAAGATAAGAAGCAAAATGTCTTTGATGACTTCATTGCTGCTGCTGAATGGTTAATCAAAAATAACTATACTTCCTCGCAAAAATTAGCCATTGGAGGCGGTAGTAACGGTGGTTTATTAGTAGGGGCTTGTATGACACAAAAACCCAATTTATTTGCTGCTGCATTACCCGCAGTTGGAGTATTAGATATGCTACGTTTTCATCAATTTACAATCGGTTGGGCTTGGTGTCCAGAGTATGGAAGTTCCGAAAATGAAGAAGACTTTAAGACACTTTTAGCCTATTCTCCTTTACATAATTTAACCTCAAATACCCCTTATCCTGCTACTATGATTACTACAGCCGATCATGATGATCGTGTAGTTCCAGCCCATAGCTTTAAGTTTGCAGCAGCCTTACAAAAGGCTCATAATGGAGAAAAACCTGTCTTAATTCGTATTGAAACAAAAGCCGGTCACGGGGCAGGAAAACCCACTACTAAAGTAATAGAAGAAATTGCTGATAAGTGGGCTTTTTTAGTTGATAATTTAGACATAAATATGATATAG
- a CDS encoding 4-hydroxy-3-methylbut-2-enyl diphosphate reductase → MDTKAFKRSLQQSNNYHRKGFGHETEVMGTMNTEYQSSLIQKIRENNYQWQEGDVTIKLAEAFGFCWGVERAVAMAYETRQHFPQEKIWITNEIIHNPSVNQRLLEMNVGFIEVINGSKDFSVVEAGDVVILPAFGASVTEMQLLNDKGCTIVDTTCPWVSKVWNSVEKHKKKDYTSIIHGKYKHEETVATSSFAGTYLVVLNLKEAQYVCDYILNGGNKDEFLEKFKNAHSEGFDPDKDLIRLGIANQTTMLKSETEQIGKLFETTMLKKYGPTELNEHFMSFNTICDATQERQDAMLNLVEEEVDVMVVIGGFNSSNTTHLQEISIEKGIDSYHIDSDKRILPGNKIEHKPLEKDIETKENWLPDGKIIVGVTSGASTPDKVVEAVIERIFEEKNAGVLV, encoded by the coding sequence ATGGATACAAAAGCTTTTAAACGTTCTCTACAACAGTCTAACAACTATCATCGTAAAGGTTTTGGCCATGAAACCGAAGTCATGGGAACCATGAATACAGAGTACCAAAGTTCTCTTATTCAAAAAATTCGTGAAAATAATTATCAATGGCAAGAAGGAGATGTTACCATCAAATTAGCTGAAGCCTTTGGTTTTTGTTGGGGAGTAGAAAGGGCAGTTGCTATGGCTTACGAAACCCGTCAACATTTTCCTCAAGAAAAGATTTGGATAACTAATGAAATTATTCATAACCCCTCAGTTAATCAGCGTTTATTAGAGATGAATGTTGGTTTTATTGAAGTGATTAATGGAAGTAAAGATTTTTCTGTAGTAGAAGCAGGAGATGTCGTTATCTTACCTGCTTTTGGTGCAAGTGTAACGGAAATGCAACTATTAAATGATAAAGGTTGCACTATTGTTGATACAACTTGTCCCTGGGTTTCTAAAGTTTGGAACTCTGTCGAAAAGCATAAGAAAAAAGATTACACTTCTATTATTCATGGTAAATATAAACATGAAGAAACCGTCGCTACCAGTTCTTTTGCAGGGACTTATTTAGTGGTTTTAAACCTTAAAGAAGCGCAATATGTCTGTGATTATATCCTCAATGGTGGTAATAAAGATGAATTTTTAGAGAAGTTTAAAAATGCTCATTCAGAAGGGTTTGACCCCGATAAAGATTTAATTCGTTTGGGTATTGCTAATCAAACGACTATGTTAAAAAGTGAAACCGAACAAATTGGAAAACTCTTTGAAACCACCATGCTTAAAAAGTACGGACCCACTGAATTAAATGAGCATTTTATGAGTTTTAATACCATCTGTGATGCGACTCAAGAACGTCAAGATGCCATGTTAAACCTAGTAGAAGAAGAGGTTGACGTAATGGTCGTCATTGGTGGGTTTAATTCCTCTAATACGACTCATTTACAAGAAATTTCTATTGAAAAAGGAATTGATTCCTATCACATTGATAGCGACAAACGGATCTTACCAGGAAATAAAATCGAACATAAACCCTTAGAAAAAGATATAGAAACTAAGGAAAATTGGCTACCTGACGGTAAAATTATTGTTGGCGTTACCTCTGGTGCATCCACCCCTGATAAGGTAGTAGAAGCAGTTATCGAACGTATTTTTGAAGAAAAAAATGCTGGTGTTTTAGTGTAA
- a CDS encoding DUF3082 domain-containing protein, translating to MSDSSEKPNPKKPTPANCLMGAMISGALGYALYTLTASIIQTFATKPLTSSNTLVLRIGSLVRTLVTGVASLATFVFFFVAFGLILLAIQLLFQKEKTTES from the coding sequence ATGAGCGACTCCTCAGAAAAACCTAACCCTAAAAAACCCACCCCTGCAAACTGTTTGATGGGTGCAATGATTTCAGGGGCGTTAGGTTATGCACTCTACACCTTAACCGCTTCAATTATTCAAACTTTTGCCACCAAACCGTTAACCTCTTCTAATACTTTAGTGTTAAGAATTGGTTCTTTAGTGAGAACTTTAGTTACGGGTGTAGCTTCTTTAGCTACATTTGTTTTCTTTTTCGTTGCATTTGGCTTAATTTTATTAGCTATTCAATTGTTATTCCAGAAAGAAAAAACAACGGAAAGCTAA
- a CDS encoding type II toxin-antitoxin system RelE/ParE family toxin, producing the protein MSGLSPFSLEKSEQFERSFKKLIKSYKSTSQRQEFKELIATSLKELMVNPYPLKSRSEPLPSGLKLPNNWKLYKLVIVATKGASGQIRIIYLVNEIERIIKLLWIYNHQQFQKRPPDKDIREVIKNIFEG; encoded by the coding sequence ATGAGTGGCTTGAGTCCCTTCTCCCTTGAGAAATCAGAACAATTTGAACGCAGTTTTAAAAAGCTAATTAAATCCTATAAATCTACGTCTCAAAGACAAGAGTTTAAAGAATTAATTGCTACATCTTTAAAAGAACTGATGGTTAATCCTTATCCGCTTAAAAGCCGTTCTGAACCCTTACCTAGTGGATTAAAATTACCCAATAATTGGAAATTATATAAATTAGTTATAGTAGCTACTAAAGGAGCATCTGGACAAATCAGAATTATTTACTTAGTCAACGAAATTGAAAGAATTATTAAACTTTTATGGATTTATAATCATCAACAATTTCAAAAACGCCCTCCTGATAAAGATATTAGAGAAGTTATCAAAAATATATTTGAAGGTTAA
- a CDS encoding prohibitin family protein, with the protein MSVIFSLITALVAFLIAFQNPSLGGEVHQKKVKTIALLIGFLAVLSSVYNMLFRFLVILPAGEVGVVEIFGNVQDKPLNSGIHWISPLAKVTKFSTRLQDIKETVDATSKEGLNLTLDVSLQYKINPQQVSTVYKTIGTQEDDILIPRFRSIIRQITASYDARDIYGEKRAMVAEKLRNELNKSLEPLGFIVDESLLRNVILPDTIQKAIEEKLEAQQASQKQQFINEKERQEIAFELEKAQQEATRKKIEAQGVADSQKLLSQGLTEQLIKLKAIEATQKLAESENSKVIIVGGGEDKLPLLLQSP; encoded by the coding sequence ATGTCTGTTATTTTTTCTCTAATTACGGCTTTAGTTGCTTTTTTAATTGCCTTTCAAAATCCCAGTTTGGGGGGAGAAGTTCATCAAAAAAAAGTAAAAACAATTGCTTTATTAATCGGATTTTTGGCTGTCTTATCTTCTGTTTATAATATGCTATTTCGCTTTTTAGTGATTCTTCCAGCAGGAGAAGTGGGAGTGGTAGAGATTTTTGGAAATGTTCAGGATAAACCGTTAAATTCTGGTATCCATTGGATTAGTCCTTTGGCAAAAGTCACAAAATTTTCCACTCGTTTACAAGATATAAAAGAAACGGTTGATGCAACTTCAAAAGAAGGTTTAAATTTAACATTAGATGTAAGTCTTCAATATAAGATTAATCCTCAACAAGTTTCTACGGTTTATAAAACCATTGGCACACAAGAAGACGATATATTAATTCCTCGCTTTCGCTCAATTATTCGTCAAATTACGGCAAGTTATGATGCACGGGATATTTATGGAGAAAAAAGGGCGATGGTGGCTGAAAAATTAAGAAATGAACTCAATAAAAGTTTAGAACCTTTGGGATTTATTGTGGATGAAAGCCTACTGAGAAATGTGATTTTACCTGATACGATTCAAAAAGCGATAGAAGAAAAATTAGAAGCTCAACAAGCGAGTCAAAAACAACAATTTATTAATGAAAAAGAACGACAAGAAATCGCTTTTGAATTAGAAAAAGCTCAACAGGAAGCCACTCGTAAAAAAATTGAAGCGCAAGGGGTTGCTGACTCGCAAAAATTGTTATCTCAAGGGTTAACTGAACAATTAATTAAGCTAAAAGCAATAGAAGCAACACAAAAATTAGCTGAGTCTGAAAATTCTAAAGTGATTATTGTTGGAGGGGGAGAGGATAAATTACCTCTATTATTACAAAGTCCCTAA
- a CDS encoding c-type cytochrome, which produces MQLKIYSIFFTVILLLFLVISPTSTLAEEATDGAKIFTVHCAGCHPNGNNIIRRGKNLKMKALKRNKVDTLDAVINIVTYGKNNMSAYEERLTQDEIKMVSQYVLEQANNNWRNP; this is translated from the coding sequence ATGCAATTAAAAATTTACTCGATTTTTTTTACAGTAATTTTACTATTGTTTCTGGTAATTTCTCCAACTTCAACATTAGCAGAAGAAGCGACAGACGGGGCTAAAATTTTTACTGTTCATTGCGCTGGATGTCATCCTAATGGTAACAATATTATTAGACGAGGGAAGAATTTAAAAATGAAGGCGTTGAAAAGAAATAAAGTTGATACTTTAGATGCTGTTATTAATATCGTAACTTATGGTAAAAATAATATGTCAGCTTACGAAGAAAGACTGACACAAGATGAAATTAAAATGGTATCTCAATATGTATTAGAACAAGCTAATAATAATTGGCGTAACCCTTAA
- a CDS encoding extracellular solute-binding protein translates to MLTRRSFLTTAGILALGNLLSSCASSNVDLRVLLLQGSIPPQLLKAFRQNLSSKPSLDFKPQGQLKELFSLLETWQGKDKNETGVWQEIPKIPVINPPPPSLSDFVTLGDVWLADAIKKELIEPLNLTQIENWNQLPSRWQTLVKRDQQGQLQDNGLIWGAPYRWGTTLIAYRSDKLDWQPQDWSDLWDQRLSDRISVVDQYREVMGLTLKKLGQSYNTEKLDQVPQLKTELLALNQQVKYYSSDHYLQPLVVGDVWVSVGWSNEIIPLVTKNRNIKAVVPTSGTSIWSDVWVKPKAKESQNKLSETAKQWLNFCWQPQAAKLISLFADAASPMIDRIDKKELSSEVINNPLLFIDPAIFEQCEFLQPLSKQVEEQYISLWQDVRKSTHN, encoded by the coding sequence ATGCTTACCCGTCGTTCTTTTCTCACTACCGCAGGAATTTTAGCATTAGGGAATCTGTTATCTAGCTGTGCTAGTTCTAACGTTGATTTACGGGTTTTATTGTTGCAAGGCTCGATTCCGCCTCAATTACTCAAGGCGTTTCGTCAAAACCTCTCTTCAAAACCCTCTCTTGATTTTAAACCTCAAGGACAATTAAAAGAGTTATTTTCTCTCCTCGAAACTTGGCAAGGTAAAGATAAGAATGAGACAGGTGTGTGGCAAGAGATACCGAAAATTCCTGTTATTAACCCTCCCCCTCCTTCTCTGAGTGATTTTGTTACTTTAGGGGATGTTTGGTTAGCTGATGCCATTAAAAAAGAGTTAATTGAACCCCTGAATTTAACCCAGATTGAAAATTGGAATCAGTTACCTTCTCGTTGGCAAACATTAGTCAAACGGGATCAACAAGGACAGTTACAAGACAATGGGTTAATCTGGGGTGCGCCTTATCGTTGGGGAACTACCTTGATAGCTTATCGCTCTGATAAACTAGACTGGCAACCCCAAGACTGGTCCGATTTATGGGATCAACGATTAAGCGATCGCATTTCTGTAGTAGACCAATATAGAGAAGTGATGGGGTTAACGTTAAAAAAGTTAGGACAGTCCTACAATACGGAAAAGTTAGATCAAGTTCCTCAGTTAAAAACAGAACTGTTAGCTTTAAATCAACAAGTCAAATATTACAGTTCTGATCACTATTTACAACCCCTAGTCGTGGGGGATGTTTGGGTTAGTGTGGGATGGTCAAATGAAATTATTCCTCTCGTTACTAAAAACCGTAATATTAAAGCAGTGGTTCCCACTTCGGGTACGTCGATATGGTCAGATGTTTGGGTGAAACCCAAAGCAAAAGAAAGCCAAAATAAGTTATCAGAAACGGCTAAACAATGGCTTAATTTTTGTTGGCAACCTCAAGCAGCAAAACTTATTTCTTTATTTGCTGATGCTGCTTCCCCTATGATTGATAGGATAGATAAAAAAGAACTTTCTTCCGAAGTCATTAATAATCCTTTATTATTTATTGATCCCGCTATTTTCGAGCAATGTGAATTTTTACAACCCTTATCGAAGCAAGTTGAAGAACAATATATTAGTCTTTGGCAAGACGTAAGAAAGAGTACACACAATTAA
- a CDS encoding Uma2 family endonuclease has translation MAVQIEKRYYTPEEYLKLEEIATDKHEYRDGEIIPMTGATTNHNLIAGNFYKQFPTTINNENYWIFMSDVRLWMSIYPIYTYPDVMIIKNQPIYEGKGTNTVTNASIIIEVLSKSTRDYDRTDKFKFYRSLPTFQEYLLVEQSAYYIEQFYKQTNGEWIFKTYESDTDILNFYSVDFSISLTDIYQRVDFNLKEE, from the coding sequence ATGGCAGTACAAATAGAGAAAAGATACTATACACCTGAAGAATATTTGAAGTTAGAAGAAATAGCAACAGACAAACATGAATACCGAGATGGAGAGATTATTCCCATGACTGGTGCCACCACTAATCATAATCTCATCGCTGGTAATTTTTATAAACAATTTCCCACTACAATAAATAATGAAAATTACTGGATTTTTATGAGTGATGTTCGTTTATGGATGTCAATATATCCCATCTATACTTATCCAGATGTAATGATCATTAAAAATCAACCTATCTATGAAGGTAAGGGAACAAATACAGTAACCAATGCTTCAATCATTATTGAAGTGTTATCTAAATCTACGAGAGATTATGATCGAACTGATAAGTTCAAGTTTTATCGTTCTTTACCAACATTTCAAGAATATTTACTCGTAGAACAATCAGCTTATTATATTGAGCAATTTTATAAACAAACCAACGGAGAATGGATTTTTAAAACTTACGAATCCGATACTGATATTCTAAATTTTTATTCAGTTGATTTCTCAATTTCATTAACTGATATTTATCAAAGAGTTGATTTTAATTTAAAAGAAGAATAA
- a CDS encoding DUF2993 domain-containing protein, whose protein sequence is MLGTESLGEQTLNTIAKLALSSQLKDCDHLDVTIKTSPEKIVNGEVESLLIEGKGLVIETDLRVESLEIAMKEIAIDPLKALTGNIELTQPTVGTAHLTLTQTDLNRAFNSRDLRNKINVLDTYLSRGETKVTVPEKRCKLYENGTVAVETLIQLQPSGETKEVAFTTTPKIAKGGRSIMLKDIDYAVGKEVSEDLTEAFLEVAKKMLNLSHFEKQGLALRINHLNIDADKITLSAAADITQFPTL, encoded by the coding sequence ATGTTAGGAACAGAAAGCCTCGGAGAACAGACATTAAACACCATTGCTAAATTAGCGTTATCTTCTCAACTCAAAGATTGTGATCATTTAGATGTCACAATTAAAACATCTCCAGAAAAAATCGTCAATGGTGAGGTTGAATCTCTTTTAATCGAAGGAAAAGGATTGGTCATTGAAACAGACTTAAGAGTAGAAAGTTTAGAAATCGCTATGAAAGAAATTGCGATCGATCCCCTCAAAGCTTTAACTGGTAATATTGAACTAACCCAACCCACCGTAGGAACTGCACATTTAACCTTAACCCAAACCGATCTCAACCGCGCTTTTAACTCCCGTGATCTCAGAAACAAGATTAATGTGTTAGATACCTATTTATCCAGAGGAGAAACAAAAGTAACTGTTCCTGAAAAAAGATGTAAACTGTATGAAAACGGAACCGTAGCAGTAGAAACCCTGATCCAGTTACAACCGTCAGGAGAAACAAAAGAAGTTGCTTTTACTACCACCCCGAAAATTGCTAAAGGGGGTAGAAGTATTATGTTAAAGGATATTGACTACGCAGTCGGAAAAGAAGTATCAGAGGATTTAACCGAAGCTTTTTTAGAAGTAGCAAAAAAAATGCTTAATTTAAGTCATTTTGAAAAACAAGGTCTTGCTTTACGCATTAATCATCTTAATATAGATGCTGATAAAATTACGCTTTCTGCTGCAGCCGATATTACTCAATTTCCTACACTTTAA